Part of the Pyrobaculum calidifontis JCM 11548 genome, GATACTGCCGTAGGCCTTAAATTATTTACTTTGCTTGAAAAATATACAAGGAAAAGCTAAAATATAGGTTAATGATATATACGTGTTTAAGGTAAGAAAAGAGGGAGGAGTAAAGGAGGTGGAGGGAAAGAAAAAGCCGGAGTTGCTGTGGGGCTAAATTTATAATCAGCCACTTTTTCCAGCCCGTGTCTGAGGAAAAGAAGGTAGTCTTGACGAGGGAGTATGTAATAAACCTGAGGAGGACTCGCGAGGTGTCGAGAACCAAGAGGGCTAAGTACGCCGTGGGCCTCATAAGGCGGTTTGTTGCACGCCACCTAAAAGTGGAGCCCAAGGCCGTCAAGCTAGGCCAGGCGCTCAACGAGGCTCTCTGGGCCCGTAGCATTGAGAAACCCCCCAGGAGAGTACATGTTGTGGTAGAAAAGCTAGACGACGGAACTGTCCGCGTGGAGTTGAAACAGTGAAGTTCGACATCTCCCCCGCCAGGCTGTTCGGCTCGTCGTCCGTCGGAGTATTCCTAGCCACTAACAATACCGTCACCTTTGTGCCGCCTGACACCCCCGAGAAAATAGACGATTTGGTGCGCAACACCCTCCGCACAACGGTGGCCAAGTTCACCATAGCCAAGTCGCCCCTCCTTGGCATATTCACCGTAGTAAACGACAACGGAGTCCTCCTCTCCCCGCTGGCCCTCGAGGAAGAGGTCAAGCTCTTTAAGTCCCTTGGGCTAAACGTGGGCATCGTGGCCACGAAGTACACAGCGGTGTCCAACCTCGTGCTTGCAAACAACAGGGCGGCTCTGGTGTCCCCCCTCCTGGAGCCTCAGGCGCGTAAGACCGTGTCCGACGTGCTCGGAGTCGAGGTGGTGGTAGACACAATAGCAGGAAATCCGCTGGTGGGGTCACTCGCAGTCGTCAACTCCCGTGGCTTGTTAGTGGCCCCCGAGGCCACAGACGACGACCTGAAGAAGCTGGCCGACTACTTCAAGGTCAAGGTAGACGTAGGCACAGTGAACAAGGGCAAGAGCTTCCTGAGAGGGGGGCTTGTGGTCAACGACTACGGGGCCCTTGTGGGCGACGAGACGGCTGGCCCTGAACTGATGAGGATTACTCAAGTACTTGGCTAGGCCACGGTTGTCTCCTTTATCTAGTCCGTATATCTGGCCGCCGTAGTTTGCCTTCCACCTTCTGAACCCTTGCTAACATTATGCGGCAATACACCACTCTCATCACGCTGTGTGTAGCTATGACTATCTAGAGAAGAAGGTTGACATCTCTCTTCCGCCGGGCTGTTTGGCTCTTCATCCGTCGACGAAAATTTATTAAGGTTCGGCATATTGGGCCACATGCCTAAGATTTATAGAGTAGTTGGGGACACTTCCACTGGGATGAAGTTTGTCGTAGAGGTCGTGGGTGAGAGGCCTTACGACGCGTTGGAGAAGGTCTACTCTGTTCTCGGCAGTAGGCATAAGCTTAAGAGGACGCAGATTAGGATTAGGGAGGTGTCTGTGGTGGAGCCGTCGTCTGCTAAGTCTAATGAGGCCAAGATGTTGATGGTGTTGGAGAAGGTGGTGAGGTACTAGCATGTCTCTCTCTAGGCAGGATATTCAGCGGCTCTTGGAGGAGTACCAGTTGTTGAATGATCTGTTGGCGAGTCTGCAGGCTCAGCACGCCACTGTGTCTGAGCTGGTTGAGGAGCTGAGCACCGCGCTTGACGGTGTGAGGCTTTTGAAGAGCGAGGGCGGCGAGCGGCTCGTGCATATAGGGGCCGGAATCTTCGTGGGGGGCGTTTTCGAGGGGCGGGAGGTGCTTACGCCGCTGGGCGCCGGGTACTACGCCTTCCTCGACTTGGAGAACGCTGAGAGAATTGTCAAAGAGAGGCTTGAGGAGTACTCCAAGGTGAAGACCTCTCTTGAGGAAAACATTGAGAAGCTCACTGAGAGGGCGCTTCAGATACGCCAGGTGCTGGAGAGGCTGGGGCTTAGGTAATGTTTGATAGGCTTAAGAGGACGTTTTCTAAATTTGTAAACGCGGTTGTATCTGCGGTTACGGAGGACACGTTGGGGGAGAAGGAGGTTGAGGAGTTTGTGACAGATCTCTACCTTGAGCTTGTGGAGAGCGACGTGGCGGTGGAGGTGGCCGACGCCCTTGTGGAGGAGCTCAAGAGGAGGCTAGTCGGCCTGAAGGTGCCTCGGTTTGGGGATAAAGAGGGCGCAGTGAAGCGGGCGGTGGTGGATTCTGTTCTACAGATCCTCTCCGACGTCCCCGACGTCGACTTCTACGAGGAGGGGGGCAAGCTTCTGGATAGGGCCAGGCCGGTGGTGGTAATGTTCCTAGGGCCGAATGGGTACGGCAAGACGACCACTCTCGCCAAGCTTGCATACCACCTAATGGAGAGGGGGTACACCGTCGTGGGGGCCGCGGCCGACACTTTCAGGGCGGGCGCTAGGGAGCAGTTAGAGGAGCATGGGAGGCGGGTTGGGTTCAAGGTCATCGGGGGGCCATATGGGGCTGATCCAGCCTCGGTGGCCTTCGACGCCGTGCAACACGCCAGGTCTAGGGGCCACCACTTCGTCCTCATCGACACGGCGGGGAGAATGCATACCGATGCCAACTTGATGGAGGAGCTTCGGAAGATTCAACGGGTGGCGGAGCCGCACTTCTCCATCTTTGTCTTTGACGCGCAGCTGGGGAACGAGGCGCTAGAGATTGCGCGCTACTACTCGAAATACGTCAGAATAGACGGGATGATTGCGACGAAGGTCGACGCATACCCCAAGGGCGGCTCTATTCTCACCTTTATGTATACTCTGAAGCGGCCAGTGTATTTCCTCGGTGTTGGACAAAGCTACAAAGACCTTGTAAAATTCGTCAAGCTGGACTACGTGAAGCAGTTGGTGGAGTAGGCCCTCTTTGTCGCCTTAGTCCTCTGGAGAAGATCCCTACATCGGTCTTATGAAAGCTGTGGCACCATATATAACTAGGTTGAGTGAGAGTGGAATTTATCGAGATAATGGGGAGTGGACAGGTGGACCTCTGTGAGGGGAAGCTGGGTCTAAGTTTAAATAGTGGTGGCATTGCTCATGTGTGTCGTCTCTTGAGGAGAAGATTGCCAACTTGATTAGAGACATTAGGTGGGTTATTTCCACAGCGGCGCGTCCCGACGACGAGG contains:
- a CDS encoding translation initiation factor IF-6; protein product: MKFDISPARLFGSSSVGVFLATNNTVTFVPPDTPEKIDDLVRNTLRTTVAKFTIAKSPLLGIFTVVNDNGVLLSPLALEEEVKLFKSLGLNVGIVATKYTAVSNLVLANNRAALVSPLLEPQARKTVSDVLGVEVVVDTIAGNPLVGSLAVVNSRGLLVAPEATDDDLKKLADYFKVKVDVGTVNKGKSFLRGGLVVNDYGALVGDETAGPELMRITQVLG
- the rpl18a gene encoding 50S ribosomal protein L18Ae, encoding MPKIYRVVGDTSTGMKFVVEVVGERPYDALEKVYSVLGSRHKLKRTQIRIREVSVVEPSSAKSNEAKMLMVLEKVVRY
- a CDS encoding 50S ribosomal protein L31e produces the protein MSEEKKVVLTREYVINLRRTREVSRTKRAKYAVGLIRRFVARHLKVEPKAVKLGQALNEALWARSIEKPPRRVHVVVEKLDDGTVRVELKQ
- the pfdA gene encoding prefoldin subunit alpha translates to MSLSRQDIQRLLEEYQLLNDLLASLQAQHATVSELVEELSTALDGVRLLKSEGGERLVHIGAGIFVGGVFEGREVLTPLGAGYYAFLDLENAERIVKERLEEYSKVKTSLEENIEKLTERALQIRQVLERLGLR
- the ftsY gene encoding signal recognition particle-docking protein FtsY, producing the protein MFDRLKRTFSKFVNAVVSAVTEDTLGEKEVEEFVTDLYLELVESDVAVEVADALVEELKRRLVGLKVPRFGDKEGAVKRAVVDSVLQILSDVPDVDFYEEGGKLLDRARPVVVMFLGPNGYGKTTTLAKLAYHLMERGYTVVGAAADTFRAGAREQLEEHGRRVGFKVIGGPYGADPASVAFDAVQHARSRGHHFVLIDTAGRMHTDANLMEELRKIQRVAEPHFSIFVFDAQLGNEALEIARYYSKYVRIDGMIATKVDAYPKGGSILTFMYTLKRPVYFLGVGQSYKDLVKFVKLDYVKQLVE